In Eupeodes corollae chromosome 3, idEupCoro1.1, whole genome shotgun sequence, a single genomic region encodes these proteins:
- the LOC129951977 gene encoding uncharacterized protein LOC129951977, with protein MKKINKKIRKKYSDFYTSEDIFEEKSPQLNFSVADLDTKGHLSNPKAPCVVTTIDPQYTKDANRQLNFYKFNVKSDILRLRDITRKKFLFYATQQQALERAQEDAYQFKVYEEAKNFLNMTSQQLDVFQNEAFCKVLAENEKLRKIKAETMLDKFKETTLMHQKLSTDVKDVHKRFIFLLKLIGYFDVSEEGFNMLKLNRLADSGDFVFLKNNLLSDSISSEQIKQLKEFVADVIDPYVKKQTFLNADVWIDGYENTRRKLFEYYNQFTKLAILNHMVSIVHYKFIKFHINCNLQLIARNPKHLTEHKNRLQLESNQLFDKFEQKKLKSGKVCWDIKGIAPVLLEKIQPKNEEDEKGPPISSITQLEKIHNILMSLLNELDSLEPEYCKTYEEEVRRQVTREKKASRNVLVRVNRFKNWIEHYKKHQKK; from the exons atgaaaaaaattaataaaaagattcGAAAGAAATATTCTG acTTCTATACCTCCGAAGatatttttgaggaaaaatcACCGCAACTGAATTTTTCAGTTGCTGACTTGGATACG AAAGGACACTTGTCAAATCCTAAAGCCCCATGTGTTGTAACAACAATTGATCCACAATACACAAAAGATGCCAATAGACaactgaatttttataaattcaacgTTAAAAG TGATATTCTTCGACTACGAGATATAACAAGGAAGAAATTTCTATTTTACGCCACACAGCAACAGGCTCTTGAAAGGGCACAAGAAGATGCATATCAATTTAAGGTCTATGAAGAGGCTAAAAACTTCTTAAAT atgacCTCTCAACAGcttgatgtttttcaaaatgaagcCTTTTGTAAAGTCTTAgctgaaaatgaaaaacttagGAAAATTAAAGCAGAAACAATGTtggataaatttaaagaaactacTCTAATGCATCAGAAATTATCCACAGATGTCAAGGATGTGCACAAGAGATTTATattccttttaaaattgatt GGATACTTTGATGTGAGCGAAGAAGGATTTAATATGCTTAAATTAAATCGTTTAGCAGATTCTGgtgattttgttttccttaaaaacaatttactctCCGATAGCATTTCAAGTgaacaaattaaacaattgaAGGAATTTGTAGCTGATGTCATTGATCCTTATGtgaaaaagcaaacatttttgaatgctGATGTTTGGATTGAC ggatACGAAAATACACGTCGGAAATTATTTGAGTATTACAATCAATTTACAAAACTtgcaattttaaatcatatggTTTCGATTGTTCATTATAAATTT ATAAAGTTTCATATAAATTGTAACTTACAACTCATTGCTCGAAATCCAAAACATCTTACTGAACATAAAAATCGTCTTCAACTCGAATCCAATCaactttttgataaatttgagcaaaaaaaactcaaaag tggaAAAGTATGTTGGGATATCAAAGGAATTGCACCAGTACTTCTTGAAAAGATTCAACCAAAGAACGAAGAAGATGAAAAAGGACCTCCAATTAGTTCTATTACTCAATTAGAGAAAATCCATAATATTTTAATG AGCCTTCTTAATGAACTTGATAGTTTGGAACCTGAATATTGTAAGACTTACGAAGAAGAAGTTCGCAGACAAGTTACAAGAGAAAAGAAAGCATCGAGAAATGTATTGGTCAGAGTAAATCGATTCAAGAATTGGATAGAGCACTATAAGAAACACCAAaagaaataa